GAAGAAGAGTCCGGAACTGCTGTTGCCGACGAGTAGGTCGGGCAGGCCGTCGTTGTCAAAGTCGCCGAATGCGAGTGCATTGGACGGACATTTGAAATCTCCTTCCTGGTCGTTGACAATTGTACCCGTTTTCTGGAAGATGGGGGAATTTCCGGCTGAGGGCTGGAGTTCGTACGTATGCAATGTCCCGTCGTTGGTCCTGACGATGAGAAGAGGGATTTTTTTACGTGGCTGCGGCAGGATGGCGATGGATGCCGCTTCCAGTTCTTTTCCGGAATCGTCCTTGACGACGGAAGGAGCGGAGAATTGCCCCTTCTGATTTTTGTAGGCCCAGATGCGGTTGTTGCCGCAGACGAGCAGGTCGGGTTTGCCGTTGCTGTCCCAATCGAAGGAAACGGGGATGCGTGAACCGGTTTTCCCGGAACCCTCTCCGATGGGCGGGAGATCCCGGAACGAGGTGAATTTGCTGACCGGAGATTTGGGAACGGTTGTTTCGTCGCCAACGTCGATTCGGGTGGTGGAAAATCCGCCTCGGCCGTCTGCAACCGTAACGGAGAAGCTATCCCTGCCTTTAAAATCCGCTCCCGACGTGTAGGTGAAGGTGCCGTCGCCGTTGTATTTGACGGTTCCGAATTTGCCTTGACCGTACCGGGAAACGGAGAGTTTGTCCTGATCCGGGTCGAAGGTGTAGAGATGAAGGATACTGCCCGTCTGGGATGGTTTGCCGCGGGTGACAAGGGCGTCCTGGGGATACGCTTTGGGCGCGTGGTTGTCGAAGAGGACGCCGACGGCGTTGGTGTCGATAGGTTTATCGAAAAGATGGATCTGATCCAGAAGGCCTTTGTAGCCGCCTCCTCCTTGAATGGCGCCGAAACCGGTATATTCTCCCGGGAGAATTCCCGGGGTTCCTGTTCCCTTGCCGCTAGGCTTGCCGTCCAGGAAGATAACGACCTGGCCGCTGTCCGCCTTCCTCATGATCACGATATGGTGCCATTCGTTGTCGTTGACGGGAGCGGATGTTGTGGCAAGAACTTTGCCGTTCTGAACGACGGCCAGTTTGCCTTCAGGTGTGATGATTCCCCACTGCATGCCGGCCACATCTCCGACAATGCCGGGAGGGGAATCGGCGGTGCCTTCTGTATCCGTCTTTATCCAGTAGGAGAGGGTGGCCGAACCTTTTAAGGTATCCAGCGGCTGACGGGACTGGAGGAATTGACCGGGGGAATCGAAACGGATGCCGGAGAATTGCCGTCCGGATGCCCATGATTTTACAGGATCCAGTTTATCGTTGAGAGAGAGTCCGTTGGTTCCTACCGAATCGTCGGCGGTTGTAACCGGTTGAGAAAAGGGGAAGGGCATATTGTGCCAGTCCCTGGCTTCGTCGAAATTCCAATGTGATTTCAGCCCGGTCAGGTCTTCTGCTGCCGCGCCTGTATTGGCCGTGACAAAGCCGAATCCAAGAAGACCGACATGCAGGAGAAATTGTCGGGGATGGAGGTAATGGTGTAACATATTGATAGGCGATTAGGAACGCCTATCAATATGACAAAAATCAAGGCAAGATCAATGTTTTTTTGAATAGATATTCATGATGAAATCGACAATGGGAGCCGGATCTTTCAGGCTGTGAGGGTGGTGTCCGCAGCCCGGTTTGTGGATGACGGTGATGGGGCCTCCGAGTTTTTTGTAACGGGTTTCGACAATTGCCGTATTTTCTTCGACGGGTACGACATCGTCGGCATCGCCTACGACTGCCAGAATCGGAATGCGGGCCTTGGCGAGGACGTTAAGGTTATCGACAGGATTTCCTTTGTAGGCAAGAGCTTCGGCTTCCGTCATGCCGTACACTTCGAGGAGTCTTTTCCAGTCCTCGGGGGAACCGTTGCTTTTTCCTTTGCCGGCAGGCCAACTCTTGAAATCGCAGACCGGAGCGTCTACATACAAGGCCATGACTTGTCCGGGGTGCCTGGATGCCCAGTTGTAGGCAAAGAGGCCGCCGCGGCTGAATCCTTCCAGAACGGTTTTTGGGGAGAGACCGTAGGCTTTCGTGACGGTTTGGTAGTACTCGTCCATGATATCCAGTGCCTTGGGCGCTCCATACATGTTGCTCACATCGATATATCCGACGGCAAATCCCTGTTTCAGAAGAGCTTGGTCGGCTTGCGGTTCATGTCCGAAGAATTCCGTTCTCCAGATCCAGGGCTTTCCTTGAGCCCATTGTTGGGGGAGGACGAGGAGAGCTTGCTTGCCGGCTACTGTAAAGTCGTGGCGAATACCTCCTCCCCAGTTGGAGACGGTGGCTTTGCCGATTACATCCGGAGGAAGCTTGTCAATGGGAATACCTTGCGGAATTCCCGGGCGTTTGTGACCAGCGGCAGACAACCAGGCGAATTTGTAGAGTGCTGCGTTGTCGTACAATTGACGGCGAGCTGGAGCGTCGGGGAAATCCTGGGGCAGAGGAGTATTCCATACCGTCGATAAGCCGTCGATGACGGCATGGGCGATCATTTCATGGCCGCGTTCGGCGGGATGGACTCCATCTCCAGCGTACACGAAGTCTGGATGATCCTGTTTTTCCTGTTCGATATCTTTCTGAAGGGAAGGGCGGATATCGATGATTTTCCAGCCGGATTTTTTCTGATCGACGAGCCATGTACCGAATGTTTCCAGGACATTGTTATAGGAATCGGTATCCGTTTCGGGATGATCGGCCCTGAAAAGGGGTGGTGTGACGAAGATGATCTCTGCCTTGATGGCTTCCGCTTTCTTTTTCAAGAGATTGATTCCTTTTTGGTAGGCTTTGAGACGTTTCTGGTCCAGAGGCATGTAAATTCCGTCGTTCATGCCGTAGCAGGCGATGATGACCGTTGGATGGTAGAGCTTCAAAATATTGTCGAGGCGGTCATGCAGGCAGGGCCGGGGAAAGGCTCCTCCAGCATGTCCCGGCTCCGAGAGTCCGGAAACGGTTTCGCTCGGCAGACAAAAATTGACAATCTCCGCATCGGCGAACCTGGGTGTTTGGCGTAGCGCGTTTTCCACAAGGGCGGGCCATTGTCCGGCATACGGGATGCTATCCCCTAAAAATGCTACTTTTTCACGGGAAAATGCCGGTGTCAGGGCTAATAGTACAATCAATATCAGGGAGTATATTGCTTTCATTGCTTTCCTTTCATCTACGGCTTGACGGGGCGGGATTCAATCAAAAAGTGTATTTCGGACATTATCTCATGAGCTTCCGCTCTTTTTTAATCAGTCTGTTTCTCCAATGGTATATCAATATATGTCTTGTGCTTGAGGCTGATTTCCGTATAATTATTCCCCCGTTACATTAACATGGATCAGGTAGAGCAGAAAGAGAGACCGTTGCAATTGGGACTGGCCGGACTTGGTACAGTTGGGACTGGTGTTTACGAAACCCTTCAACGGAATCACGATATTCTGGAAGCGCGTGCCAAAATTCCTTTTTCCGTCAAAAAGGTAGCAGTGAGGGATTTGGACAAGCCCCGCGAGGTGGAAATCCCCTCCGGTCACTTGACGGATAACTGGCGGGATCTGGTGCAGGACCCTGATATTGATATCATCATCGAGTTGATTGGCGGAACGAAGGATGCCTATGACTTGATCGTTTCTTCTTTGAAGGCAGGTAAACCCGTCGTGACAGGGAACAAGGCTCTATTGGCCGAACGGGGAACTGAAATTTTCATGTTGTCTGCCAAGTTGGGAGTTCCCATTTACTTCGAAGCCTCCGCCGGGGGAGGAATCCCCATTATTGCAAGTCTACGTAATTCTTTGATATGTAATCATATTACGTCGATTGTCGGCATTATTAACGGGACATCGAATTATATTCTTTCCGCCATGGAAGATCATGGCGCCACGTTTCGTGATGCTCTTGCCAAGGCTCAGGAACTCGGTTATGCAGAAGCGGATCCCACGTTTGACGTCAATGGATGGGATGCCGGCCACAAGGCTTTGATCCTGGCGATGCTGGCGTACGGGATGACGATCAGCCCGGCAAAGATTTTTGTCAGTGGCATTGAAAATCTTTCTCCTTGCGACTTTAAATTTGCCGACAAACTGGGGTACACGATTAAATTGCTTGTCATTATAAGGAGCCATGAAAATGGTGAACTGGAGTTGCGCGTGCAGCCGAGTTTTGTTCCCAAGTGGCACATTCTGGCTTCCGTCTCCGGAGTATTCAACGCTATTGCCGTAACGGGTGATATTGTTGGGGAAACTCTTTTTTACGGACGTGGGGCCGGCAAGAATCCGACTTCCTCCGCCGTCATCAGCGATGCTATTACGGCTATGCGCGAAAGTCGCCACCCCAAGTATCATACGGGCTTCAACCCCTATGCTTCCGCCTGCAAGGTCATGGATGTGGATGATACCGTGACGCCCTACTACGTGCGTTTCCAGGTAGCGGACCGTGCCGGCGTTATAGCGGAAATGGCCGGCATCCTGGCTCGCCACGGTATTGGCATCTCGGCGACTTCTTCTTCGTTCAGCCATGTGGATGCAGAGGGAAATGTATGGAACGACCTCGTGTTCATGCTCCATTCCTGCCCGTGGGGGCAGTTGCAAAATGCCCTGACGGGGATTGTTTTGCTTGCCAATGTAGGAGCATATCCCAGTGTGCTGCGTATAGAACACCTTGTTTCCGAATCCTGATTACTCATTATAAGAAAATCCTATGTCACTGATCGTTCAAAAGTACGGAGGCACGTCCGTCGGCAGTATTGACCGCATCCGCAATGTAGCAAGGCGCATTCATGATTTGATCCGGGAGGGTAACCAGGTGGTTGCCGTAGTTTCCGCAATGAGCGGCGTTACCGACGGATTGATCTCTCTGGCTAAAAGCATTTCCGAAGCTCCCTGCGAACGGGAACTGGATGTTTTAATGGCGACGGGCGAACAGCAGTCCATTGCGCTTCTGACGATGGCTCTCCATGAACTGGGCATCAAGGCGGTTTCCATCACCGGTTCCCAGGCGGGGATTTGTACATTCGGTTCTCATACGCGCGGTCGTATCAAATCCATCGAACCGGTCATGATGAAGAAGTATCTTGACGAGGGTTACGCCTTGATTTGCGCCGGTTTCCAGGGCGTGACGGAAGACGGGCTGATCCATACGCTGGGCCGGGGCGGTTCCGATTTGTCCGCCATCGCCATCGCTTCGGCGATTAAAGCGGATATCTGCCAGATTTTGACTGATGTGGATGGTGTTTACACTTGTGACCCCCGCGTGGTGAAGAATGCTGTCAAACTGGATGAAATCTCTTATGACGAAATGCTGGAAATGGCCTCCAGCGGATCCAAGGTCATGCAAACACGCTCCGTCGAATTTGCTAAAAAATTCGGCGTTGTTTTTGAAGTTCGCAGTTCTCTGAATAACAACCCAGGTACTATCGTGCACGAAGAAATCCCCTCCATGGAAGCAATCGCCGTTCGCGGCGTGTCAATTGAACGTAACCAAGCCCGCGTAACAGTGGCCAATATCCCGGTTCAGAACGGTTATGCCGCCAAAATTCTGTCGGTTTTGGGTGATGCGGAAATCAATTTGGATATGATCGTCTCCAACGTGGCTCATGACGGTTTGGTTCGCCAGTCGTTTACCATGCATATGAACGATCTCGGGCGTGCACAAGCGGCTTTGAAGCCGGTGTTGCCGGAGCTGGGACCCAATGCCAACATAGAAACGGAAGCCGCGCTTGGCAAGATTTCCGTCGTCGGTATCGGGATGCGTTCCCATACCGGTGTTGCCGCGACGATGTTCCGGGCGTTGGCCGATGCCGACATTAAGGTCGGTATGATTTCTACATCGGAAATTAAAATTACCGTCACTGTGGATGAATCCGATTTGGACCGTGCCGCGCAGGTTGTTCACCAGGCATTTCATCTTGATGAAATCAACCGTTTGGCCTGATTGGTCTGCGAATAATTCAATTTGTTTTTTAGGTAGGAGCAGTCCGGTTTGTATGAGCCGGACTGCTTGTGCTTTATGTTCGTTCCATGAAGCTGAAACTTTCGGGAAATAGTAAAAATGTTTATTGGTGCTTGCTTGAGACACTTATATAGTGTAATGGCGGTCATGCGCTTGTTTGCCTTATTTGCCTGTTTGACCACGTCCCTGGGATTGATTGGATGTGAGTCCGTTGGTGGGCGGGAACCTGCCGTATCGTATATTCCGACCGCTACAGCTATTCCGGTTGCCGTTCCTGTGCCGGAGATGCCCGTTTCTCGTTCGCTTCCATCCAATTTCCCGTCGCGTCCTCTTGCATTGCCTTCGTCTCCTCCGCGTACACCCCATTGTGCCAGCGCATGCGTGATGGATGCTTTGACCGGGCGGGTTCTATACTCCCACAACGGTTCTCAGAGGCGCCAGGTGGCAAGTACCCAGAAACTGGTGACGGCTCTTGTCGTTCTTGACCACGGGTCTCTCAACAGCAATGTCGTAATCGAACCTTCCGATACGCATGCCGACCCGACCAAACTGGGATTAAGAGCCGGTCAAACCTATAACAAAGGAGAACTCCTCCATGCCTTGATGGTCAGAAGCTACAACGATGTAGCTCTCGCTCTTGCCCGAGATACGGCCGGTTCCGTTCCCCGCTTCGTGAACATGATGAATGCCAAGGCCAGAAGCATGGGGATGTATAACTCGCGTTTTGCCAATCCGAATGGATTACCCGCCGACCAGTATTCCACGGCGATCGACATGGCTCGTTGTGCCTATTTCGCCTACCGCAACCCGTCTCTCCGCAACATGGTCTGTACGCCGACATTTAATTTTTCCCTTTCCAGCGGTCGCAATACACTGCTGCGCAATACGAACAAGTTATTGGAAAAATATCCGTGGGTGACAGGGATGAAGACCGGTTATACAAACGCTGCCGGCCGTTGCCTGGTTTCCTCCGGAGGCGTCAACGGTCGTCATGCCATTGTGGTAGTTCTGGGGTGTAAACCCAGCCTGATTTGGCAGGAATCCGAGAATTTGCTGAAGTGGGCCTTGCAGATCTGAGATATTTGGGGCGTGTTGAGAGAAGTAGAAATTTTTTACTTCCTGGATGGTGTTTGGTGCGATGAAGTAGACTCCCGGATTATTAAACGCGTTTTCAGAATTCGTTCCGCAGGGTTCAAAACGATACCGGGATTGATCATTTTGTTGAGCAGGAGCTTGGCCGCTGTCTGCCCAAGCTTTGTTGAACCGTGGTGAGGGTAATTTCGGAGTTTTCATCCACCAATGGGAAAACGGTTCAGACAGTGAAAACCGAAATGTGTGATCCATTTTCATTGTTCCTTTCTACTTCGGAGTTGAAACGATGTCTATGAATCACACATGCATTTGAAACAAGCATCTCCCATCCCTATATCCCAATACTGCCGCATCGGTCAATCCATGACCAACTCTGGGATTTTTGTTTCGGGGTCATCTCCCTCCCGGGGGGCCGTCCATGCCTGGGTCGAAGACAAACACCTTCCTGTAAAGCGGATAGAAAAGACGATATTTATAGATATGAAAGCTCTATCCCAGCGTCTGGAAGGGCAAGTTCGCGTAAATGGGTTCCGATATGTCATGAGGGAAACTCAACTTGTCAAATTATCGCTTTTCGCTAAGGGAACCGACTTGTTTGAGGCTTCATCCTGCCCTTGCCGCAGAACAGTCTACAACTGGGAAAAAAGAGGCATTCTTTGTATCCTGGGTCTGGGAAGCAGTCGGTTTGTCGACCTCCGGGCGACGAGGGAGCGATTACAAGGGTAGCATTTATCCGCTCATTAACCTCGCTACCGTTGAACACACTTGATATTCGTCATCAATTCTAGCGATTTTTGCATCCTTATTTCATTTTAAATTGATTTTCCCTACAATTCTCGCTAATTTTTCTCTATTCGATCACATGGCTTCTTTCCTGTCCAAACAGTTCGGGACTGTTCCTGTCAACACACATACTCTTAAGTCCGCGCTTAAGGAGTACAAGGCGCCTATGGCCAAAATATCCCTCCTGCAGAGAGAAGGCGTCATTCTCAACCTTCGCCGGGATCTTTACCTGTGTCTTCCCGAAGATGGGGAAGGCACCTATTCGCGTGAGCTTGTCGCGAATCATCTTCTTCATCCCTCTTATGTTTCCTATGAAACGGTATTATCCCGGGCAGGAGTGATTCCGGAGCGGGTGACTCTCCTCAAGTCCTCCTGCATGAAGCGAAGCAAGGTGTTTGACAACGGGACAGGCCGCTACGAATACATTCAGGTGCCTGAGGCTTATTTCCCGATTGGACTGACCCGGCAAAAGACGGAAGAAGGGTATTTCTACCTGACAGCGACTCCCGAAAAAGCCTTGTGCGATCTGATCGTATCTTCGTCCAATCTCCGCATTCAGTCGATGAAGACCATGCGGTCTTACCTGGAGGAGTATCTGAGAGCTGACTGGGACATGATTTCAGAAATGGATATCTCCATTATCCGGGCATGTGCCGAAAAGACGAACAAGAAAAAGAACGAATTGAATTTTCTGGAAAGGACGATTTGCCGTGAACGTGTTTGATGAAATGCTGGCTTCCTATGAGACAGGGAACGATAACGACAGGCTGAACGCCGTGCATGAGGTCATGCAGCAAGTAGCTCTCGGAGGCCTTTACAATGGAGGATTCTTCAACAAGGCCGCTTTTTACGGAGGGACATGCCTGCGTATCTTCCACGGATTGGACCGTTTTTCCGAAGATATGGATTTTTCTCTCCTCGCCCCCGATCCCGGATTTCGTCTGGATCCCTATTTCGATGCCATTACCGCCGAGTTTGCCGCTTTGGGACAAAGCATCGATATTACGACCAAGGAAAAGACGGCGCAGAGTACGATCCAGTCCGCTTTCCTGAAAAGCGATACGGCCCAGTACGACATCCATTTGGGGCGCGACCGAAAAATCAAAATCAAGATTGAAGTAGATACGACGCCTCCTCTTGGATTCTCCACCGAGCAGAAACTTCTCTTGCAGCCGTTTTCCTTCTATACCAATTGTTTTACGCTGCCAGATCTTTTTGCCGGCAAGATGCATGCTCTGATCTATCGTTCATGGAAGAATCGTGTCAAGGGACGCGACTGGTACGATTTCGAATGGTATGTACGCAAAAACGTCGCCATGGACTTCAAGCATTTTTGTGAGCGAGCCTATCAATTTGGATCAGAAGAACCGGGGAGGCTCACACCGGATCGCTTCCGCGCAATCCTGAAAGACAAAATCAAGGAGACTGACATCCGGCAGGTCAAGGATGACGTCATGCCTTTCATCAAAGATCAGAACAAGCTTAATATCTGGTCAACAGAGTACTTCCTGCAATTAGCGGACATGGTGAAGTTGTCCTAAATACTCGACCTCATTCGACCAGCAAGCCCCTTATTGCATTCGTTTGATTTACTCCATGCTCGGGAATTCACTGATGCAGTAAATTTACGAATATGAAGTAAATTATCCGTAGGGGTTCGAGCCACCTCTCGAGTACCAATAATAACCCTCTTTAAGTGAATAACTTGGAGGGGGGCTTGTTGTTGATAGGGAAATGGTCAATTTCATGAAACGGACACAATCTGTGTACAAAATGTGTACACTTTGAGAGTGTTTTTAGTCTTATTTGACAAGGTATTTCTGTCATAAAGATCACACAAGACAATATGTTCGGGAATCCGTGTTTGATTTACCGCTCTGTACCTTGTTTGGGAGATACGGTTTCACAGAAACAGGAATCGGGAACATGAAATTGTGCCAATTTGAGTTAATTGGACGTTAATGCCAGATGCCTTGTCATATCTTATTGATTCATTTCTTTCCGTCGCCCTATTCTGAATCTGCTTTCCTGCAATAATCGTCTATTATGAGTAATTCTCCTTATTTTATTCATTGGTCCGGTTCTCCGGATATAGCTCCATTTTTGAATTATTTTATAGAATTGGGACTGCTCAAGTTTTCGGGGATCCATGAACATTCTCTGGATATGCATTGCAATGACGGGATTAAAATCTGTTATATTCTCAAAGGAACGCATACGTGGCAAGTCGATGATAAATGCTACCAGTTGTATCCGGGAGACGGCTTTATTACATGTCCCTGGCAACGTCACGGCAATCCCTTGGGCAGGCATGAACGAGGCGTTGTTTCCTGGATGATTATTCGTCCGGAAATCTTTGAAAGAAGCGGAAAAATGAAATTGGGTGAATGGTCTCGGCTCATGGCGACAACGCAAAACCATATCGGCCGTCTTTTTGCCGGTAACAAATCGGCTCTTATTCCCCAGGCTGGTTCTCTGCTTTCGTTCTACAGGAGTCTGAATGATGAACTCGTTTCTCATAAAACGGGATACGTGGAACGAATCAATCTTATTCTGGATTCCATGTTGGTGGAAACAGCCCGCCTTCTGGAAAGAACCAGTGTGGATGGGTTACGGCATGATGGCTGGCTGGAAACTCTGCAGGAAAGAATGAATTACTGGGCTTTCGAACAACGTGTTACGATGGATAAAATGGCGTACTCGTTCAATATGAGCCAATCGACCTTCGAGAAAAAAGTCAGATTCTTAACGGGCTTTACGCCAAGCGAGTATCTGTCCAAGCTCAGATTGGAAAAAGCCAAAATGCTTCTTGCACAAAATAGGTTGTCGATCAAGGAAATCGCAAGTCAAAGCGGCTTCTCTTCATCCCAGTATTTTGCCGTATCGTTTGCCAAGTGGCAGGGAATGTCTCCATCCGAATACAGGGAAAACATGAGGCGGAAGAAGGCTTCCCTGCATTCCTTGCGACAAATGGTGTATGAAGGGGAGGTTTCATGAAATTGAGCCACAAGTCCGACTTTCCCGTGACCTTTGTTATCGAAGCCAACCCAATCGGCCATGGCCCGTGGATGATCTACAAGACGGTGACCGTCAAGCCCGGAGAAGTTTGGGAACATGAGTTTCCGTCGGATTTTGATGCTCGCTGGATTCGTCTTTCGGGGGACAAGGATACGACTGCCACTGCGTGGCTGATTTATGAATGAAGTCTGACTCTGCTCATTTTAAGGGAATGGTTCGTGTTAGTTGGGCAGGACTGTTCGTTCGTTCCTCCCTGCGTCCTCATATTTTGAGGTAACCGGCAGCTTTTTCTTTTCTTCGCTTTTTCCCGGAGTTCTGAATCATGAGACAATACGATATCTAAAATGCAGATGGTAAATCTATTATAGTAATGTTGAGAGAAGATTCTCAATACTTATCCGCTTGATTTTTTGAAAGTCTCCAAGAAATTCATTGGAAGAAAAAACAAGATCAATCGGCGCTTTCATGCTTGATTGTATCTCAATCTCTCTTATATGGGATCGATATCCGGATCAGTTCAAGGAGATACCGTCTGGGGAACATGGAACGGACTTGAACCTCTTTCTCTTCTGGGATCTAATGCATTGCTTATCGAAGATCTGACGGCAGAGGAACTCACCATCGGATTTGCCGCCGGAAGCCTGGGCATACATTCGGTGGCTGGATTCCAGATCGTCAAATCTGTCGCTGCAATCAACTTGGAGGCCAAGACTACAGCCAACTGGTCGGACTCTATCTGGATGCTGAAGATGATTGCCTTGTCAATCGAAGCCAGAATGGCGGATTCCAATTCCGCTTATTATCAATGTAATTTACTTATTATCAGGTAATAATAATATTATTTTTCTTTGCTGCTTTTATGGGAAATGGTTGAGTAAGGTTCGGACAATTAATGTGTTTTTTTGCTTGATAGCGGAATTGGAATTCGATAGAAAAAAGACAATTCTATTTCTTTTTTCTATGAAACTTCGACTTCCTCTTTCTCTGCTTGCTGCCGTTTTGGGATGTTTTTCCTCGTTTATACCACAGGAATCCTCAGCAATGGATTATTCCTATTCCGAGGGTTCAGTGACTGATTACACGGAAAATTGGACGCTAGGGAATGATACTCTGACATTGTCTGGTACAGCCTCTCTGACTTTATCTGGTGGATTCAAAACAAACGGAGGAAACAACAAAACGGTTGTATTAGTGAAAGAATCCGCATCGCTGACTGCGGCAACGATGCAGTTGGGTGACAACCGTGCCTGGTTCACGTTTGAAATGACAGGGAATAGTACCGTTTCCATAACTTCGAGATTGGATATGTTTATGGCAATCCCCGACAATAACTATGCAGGGGAAAATAGTACTTTTACGATTGGTGGCGGTACTTTGAATGTTCAGCAGCTTAATATCGGTCGGGATAATAACTGGGGTAGCAATGGTGCTTTACCAGCTCCGGGGAATGAGCCAGTCGGCATGGATTATTTTTATATGACGGGAGGGAGGATGAATGTTGGTTCGGGGGGAGTTGATGCCAATATTCAAACGACAACGATATTTTCGGGGGGAACGCTTGGCGTTCTTGATTCTGACTGGAAGTGGAATGAAATACGGAAGTACAATCCTGATGGTGTGGTAAATGAAATCATGCTTGAAGGGAATACATTCACAATCAATACAGAAGCAACAAGAGATGGGACGGGAGACAATACGACCAAAATAGGAGATGGAAAAAAGATCATCCTTGGAGCTACGCTACGGGACAATGTTGTTATAACAGAAGATAGACAAGAGATTGTACGTACGGGCGGTTTGATTAAGGAAGGGGCTGGAACTCTGGTATTGACAGCTGCCAATACCTACTCCGGCGGGACAACCCTCAATGCCGGAGGTATCGAAATTGCCAAGGAATCCGCACTGGGCCAGGGCAACCTGACCATCAATGCATCGACGTTCCTCCTGCTTTCATCGAATGCCACTGTGGGTGGCAATTTGGTGTTGAATGGGAAGAGCACGATCACCATGCCCTCCGGCAATTTGCTGAAAGTCACCGGCAATGTTACGTATGGAACGGATGCCGTAACGACTTTGAAACTGACCGGGGATTTTACGACAGGCTCGTCCACTCCTACGATCCTCGTCCAGGCGGACAGTTATAATTTTTCAGATGATTCCTCCCATTGGAACATCCGGTTTACAAAGCGTTCCTCCGCCGATATCGTCTTCGGTAACGGGTCTATTTCCTTCACGGATCTTCAATATACGGCCGGGGAAAATATCACTTGGAACGGAGGTAATTCCGGAATGTGGGAATCCATCGGAAGTGGATGGTTCAAAACGGGAACGTCGCAGGATGATGTCTATTACGATGCCGATAACGTTACGTTCTCTCCCGATCATGCGGGAACGGTAACCCTTCAGGAACAACTGGCTCCGGGAAAAATGACGGTCAACGGCGATTACACGTTTTCCGGAATCGGCTCGTTAAACGGTTCCTTCGACTTGGAAGTCCAGGGGGGGAATGTGATCATGCAAGTACCGGTTAACCGTACGGGGGGCAATACGACTGTTTCCGCCGGATCCCTGTGGGTATCCAACGCTGACGCGGCAATAGGACAAATCACACTGGGAGCAGAAGGAACCTTGCAGCTCGGTAGTTCTTCTTCCATTTTGACGGATTTCGATCATCAGGAACTGAAAGAGGGTGGCAACTTGCAGATATGGGGTAGAGGGAACCTGAGCGCGTCGGGGGGGAACGATGGAAATAACACGACGTTCAAGGTAGGGGAAGGATTCCACGGAACAATCGAAATGAAGTCGGGATTGATCAATTGGGAAACTTCAGAGAATGTCCTCATGGGTAATGCAGAAGCCAACGGACCGACTCTTATCTTGAACGGAGGCGGTGTTGTTACGACGGGTACTCCGGAAACACAAGTTTATAATCCAATTACCATTGGTGAAAATGGAGCGGTTATCCGATCCTACGGAGCGAAATATGCCACCTACTACGGCCCCATTACGGGC
This is a stretch of genomic DNA from Akkermansia sp. N21116. It encodes these proteins:
- a CDS encoding homoserine dehydrogenase, with amino-acid sequence MDQVEQKERPLQLGLAGLGTVGTGVYETLQRNHDILEARAKIPFSVKKVAVRDLDKPREVEIPSGHLTDNWRDLVQDPDIDIIIELIGGTKDAYDLIVSSLKAGKPVVTGNKALLAERGTEIFMLSAKLGVPIYFEASAGGGIPIIASLRNSLICNHITSIVGIINGTSNYILSAMEDHGATFRDALAKAQELGYAEADPTFDVNGWDAGHKALILAMLAYGMTISPAKIFVSGIENLSPCDFKFADKLGYTIKLLVIIRSHENGELELRVQPSFVPKWHILASVSGVFNAIAVTGDIVGETLFYGRGAGKNPTSSAVISDAITAMRESRHPKYHTGFNPYASACKVMDVDDTVTPYYVRFQVADRAGVIAEMAGILARHGIGISATSSSFSHVDAEGNVWNDLVFMLHSCPWGQLQNALTGIVLLANVGAYPSVLRIEHLVSES
- a CDS encoding aspartate kinase, whose product is MSLIVQKYGGTSVGSIDRIRNVARRIHDLIREGNQVVAVVSAMSGVTDGLISLAKSISEAPCERELDVLMATGEQQSIALLTMALHELGIKAVSITGSQAGICTFGSHTRGRIKSIEPVMMKKYLDEGYALICAGFQGVTEDGLIHTLGRGGSDLSAIAIASAIKADICQILTDVDGVYTCDPRVVKNAVKLDEISYDEMLEMASSGSKVMQTRSVEFAKKFGVVFEVRSSLNNNPGTIVHEEIPSMEAIAVRGVSIERNQARVTVANIPVQNGYAAKILSVLGDAEINLDMIVSNVAHDGLVRQSFTMHMNDLGRAQAALKPVLPELGPNANIETEAALGKISVVGIGMRSHTGVAATMFRALADADIKVGMISTSEIKITVTVDESDLDRAAQVVHQAFHLDEINRLA
- a CDS encoding D-alanyl-D-alanine carboxypeptidase family protein, with translation MRLFALFACLTTSLGLIGCESVGGREPAVSYIPTATAIPVAVPVPEMPVSRSLPSNFPSRPLALPSSPPRTPHCASACVMDALTGRVLYSHNGSQRRQVASTQKLVTALVVLDHGSLNSNVVIEPSDTHADPTKLGLRAGQTYNKGELLHALMVRSYNDVALALARDTAGSVPRFVNMMNAKARSMGMYNSRFANPNGLPADQYSTAIDMARCAYFAYRNPSLRNMVCTPTFNFSLSSGRNTLLRNTNKLLEKYPWVTGMKTGYTNAAGRCLVSSGGVNGRHAIVVVLGCKPSLIWQESENLLKWALQI
- a CDS encoding nucleotidyl transferase AbiEii/AbiGii toxin family protein encodes the protein MLASYETGNDNDRLNAVHEVMQQVALGGLYNGGFFNKAAFYGGTCLRIFHGLDRFSEDMDFSLLAPDPGFRLDPYFDAITAEFAALGQSIDITTKEKTAQSTIQSAFLKSDTAQYDIHLGRDRKIKIKIEVDTTPPLGFSTEQKLLLQPFSFYTNCFTLPDLFAGKMHALIYRSWKNRVKGRDWYDFEWYVRKNVAMDFKHFCERAYQFGSEEPGRLTPDRFRAILKDKIKETDIRQVKDDVMPFIKDQNKLNIWSTEYFLQLADMVKLS
- a CDS encoding GDSL-type esterase/lipase family protein, which gives rise to MKAIYSLILIVLLALTPAFSREKVAFLGDSIPYAGQWPALVENALRQTPRFADAEIVNFCLPSETVSGLSEPGHAGGAFPRPCLHDRLDNILKLYHPTVIIACYGMNDGIYMPLDQKRLKAYQKGINLLKKKAEAIKAEIIFVTPPLFRADHPETDTDSYNNVLETFGTWLVDQKKSGWKIIDIRPSLQKDIEQEKQDHPDFVYAGDGVHPAERGHEMIAHAVIDGLSTVWNTPLPQDFPDAPARRQLYDNAALYKFAWLSAAGHKRPGIPQGIPIDKLPPDVIGKATVSNWGGGIRHDFTVAGKQALLVLPQQWAQGKPWIWRTEFFGHEPQADQALLKQGFAVGYIDVSNMYGAPKALDIMDEYYQTVTKAYGLSPKTVLEGFSRGGLFAYNWASRHPGQVMALYVDAPVCDFKSWPAGKGKSNGSPEDWKRLLEVYGMTEAEALAYKGNPVDNLNVLAKARIPILAVVGDADDVVPVEENTAIVETRYKKLGGPITVIHKPGCGHHPHSLKDPAPIVDFIMNIYSKKH